From a region of the Babylonia areolata isolate BAREFJ2019XMU chromosome 21, ASM4173473v1, whole genome shotgun sequence genome:
- the LOC143296072 gene encoding uncharacterized protein LOC143296072: MTLVVVTTLTVFAVLTLEPAVGQFFGTVGNECRSGNVCLDGVNQVCDTISSPALCKIKAGKNCGRHPNQCVQGATCQDARCVCSAGALESGVCRQKPVVVAETTPKTTTTTTTTTTTTTEAARKTSTTASMTSTTPMTSGAMGWTSRCQSHLIQLVAVILLSLHWF, encoded by the exons ATGACGCTGGTTGTTGTCACAACGTTAACTGTCTTCGCGGTCCTCACTCTGG agcccGCCGTCGGACAGTTTTTCGGCACTGTGGGCAACGAGTGCAGATCCGGCAACGTCTGTCTTGACGGAGTTAACCAGGTGTGCGACACCATCAGCTCTCCTGCCCTCTGCA agatcaAGGCAGGAAAGAACTGCGGTCGTCACCCCAACCAGTGTGTACAGGGGGCCACGTGTCAGGACGCGCGATGCGTGTGTTCTGCGGGAGCGCTGGAGAGCGGAGTGTGCC GGCAAAAGCCGGTTGTTGTCGCTGAAACGACTCCGaaaaccaccacaactacaactaccaccacaactaccaccactgaGGCCGCCAGGAAGACTTCAACAACGGCGTCGATGACTTCAACTACACCCATGACGTCAG gagcAATGGGATGGACCAGTCGGTGCCAGAGTCACCTGATACAGTTGGTGGCAGTCATTCTGCTCAGCCTTCACTGGTTCTAA